A single genomic interval of Lepisosteus oculatus isolate fLepOcu1 chromosome 12, fLepOcu1.hap2, whole genome shotgun sequence harbors:
- the arhgef49 gene encoding uncharacterized protein arhgef49, which translates to MESGTSEASMPDVKTTPCDYSAAGSPAGCSIALERCLSDLPASLSFLGNPLSDFPLQNTMTYASLQDGQGQCQVMPGCHNNAFLNNLGLRYCSTNSMHPLKHPDSQLVHQDGCAMQSEPYPAGPGVCVNSTSSRLYRSMENLHWTAVSDSSLYSFSPPYKSVDSEFIFRCTATSHWYNNAAEGSPMYDLLPASENIPFHPRRVPVRKDLPLFTKVPQWLFPVMDERIMNGDAKRGLKEKLRLQSARAAEYNKPVRPQVALCDIVAKDCREIGLTPRDCKSVGSLSCCEAFGQCTALNHNVPLNRDRSSFSHRITSPEEIKQEVMRRLQLRRQNSTPNLNVHPPEERSEVVKSHTAESITQNSGRSENSSSSELVVDRKRYPKGKLHIPTFEEFKMMRKKESSELADKTVQRQAECSSAGESPDYKLSRDHTSEKHCQTLPQTSSEQGCTSEKKECQSTPCEAGTSVEQLKCREMTSTPHDRVLGLDASSEANSCQTETGQGRTAPICTSPIPRSPPQALPVSQGGGVNHSRTQTQNVKDGTFPERPESSEAQSTCCTSLLLDSTDLSNYGAKISKMKDGFIGSALDLIKKSCSAEIAAESPVMISRDVDKADITVPEEGNQSIVVSMTMPACSTETNNQPAGAQPAECQSSPGCRRSSSDAAYATAEPVRAQRECRLRPHFSDPMPADATKRKQLEMKIAAVVRLHSQRRSQDKDPSPAESGAGGGGSEWRAGPGRGAQQRWSGASDASSDSGVVGLSADRDEDEEDPRGGARVERADSGYGPALAKSWKPAPACSRAWDSHRPCPDCGHRSATWEPQAGRKDSLCDRCLKLRTERKEAILEFLNTECSYREDLRIIKEEFYCPMQTAGLLTAEQLAVVFSNVQELIDLNEKFTEHLQDSIDQAFDQGDEDLLTVCIGEIFLDFVNMLPAFQTYCLQQSTSVNMLNSLEKEKELLRIFLDVSQNDNTALRRMNLRSFLMAPLQRVTKYPLLLSRISKATHAYHPDHSSLREAKSRVESHLEHINMKTKQEGAPWSLRSFRRDSRRNRELIDIEMREMSMKTVGWPREDTRFVMEGQLQLSQPSDGQWAKKGSRALKFQSVHGLLMVSLKRAAEGGPEGAAGGADEAQDPVRDGVLVLIKDRSSGRLSVLREPIRLGNCVVSSDPDRADTFELLDIRREAFVFRAAEKSRTHQWFRTIKRYSRELGLWRKRRNALPNIMISTVQNRT; encoded by the exons ATGGAGTCCGGGACTTCGGAAGCCTCGATGCCAGATGTGAAAACCACACCATGTGACTACTCAGCAGCAGGGTCTCCTGCTGGCTGCAGTATTGCTTTGGAAAGATGCTTGAGTGACCTGCCAGCATCCCTCTCCTTCCTTGGAAATCCTTTGTCTGACTTTCCACTTCAAAATACCATGACCTATGCTAGCCTCCAGGATGGGCAAGGGCAATGCCAGGTCATGCCGGGGTGCCATAACAATGCTTTTCTGAACAACCTTGGTCTGAGGTATTGCTCCACCAACAGCATGCACCCACTAAAGCACCCAGACTCCCAGCTGGTGCATCAGGACGGATGTGCCATGCAGTCAGAACCATATCCAGCTGGCCCTGGTGTTTGTGtcaacagcaccagcagcaggctaTACAGAAGCATGGAGAACTTGCATTGGACAGCGGTTTCAGATTCCAGCTTGTATTCTTTTAGCCCCCCTTACAAAAGTGTGGACAGTGAGTTCATTTTCCGTTGCACAGCCACCAGTCATTGGTACAACAATGCCGCTGAAGGATCTCCAATGTATGATCTGCTGCCTGCTTCAGAAAACATCCCTTTCCATCCCCGGAGAGTGCCGGTTAGGAAGGACCTTCCCCTTTTCACCAAAGTTCCCCAGTGGCTTTTCCCCGTTATGGACGAAAGGATCATGAATGGAGATGCCAAAAGAggtttgaaagaaaagctacgGCTTCAGAGCGCAAGGGCCGCAGAATATAATAAACCAGTGCGTCCCCAAGTTGCTTTGTGTGACATAGTGGCAAAGGACTGTCGAGAAATCGGGTTGACTCCCAGAGACTGTAAGAGTGTTGGTTCCCTAAGCTGCTGTGAGGCATTTGGTCAGTGCACTGCTTTGAACCACAATGTCCCGCTAAACAGAGACAGATCATCATTCTCCCATCGAATAACCAGCCCAGAGGAGATCAAGCAGGAAGTCATGAGAAGGCTGCAGCTCAGGAGACAGAACAGCACGCCCAATCTCAATGTTCATCCTCCAGAAGAACGCAGTGAGGTGGTGAAATCCCACACTGCAGAATCCATAACGCAGAACAGTGGCAGAAGTGAAAATAGCTCCTCGTCGGAGTTAGTAGTGGACCGAAAGAGATACCCCAAGGGGAAGCTGCACATCCCTACCTTTGAGGAATTCAAGATGATGAGGAAAAAGGAGAGCAGCGAACTTGCCGACAAGACTGTTCAAAGGCAAGCCGAGTGCTCTTCAGCAGGGGAGTCGCCCGACTACAAACTGAGCAGGGATCATACCTCTGAGAAGCACTGTCAGACGCTCCCCCAGACCTCCTCAGAGCAGGGTTGCACCTCAGAAAAGAAGGAATGTCAAAGCACGCCGTGTGAAGCTGGGACTTCTGTGGAGCAGCTCAAGTGTCGAGAAATGACTTCCACACCCCATGACAGGGTCTTAGGCCTTGATGCAAGCTCAGAAGCGAATAGTTGTCAAACGGAAACTGGACAGGGCAGGACCGCTCCAATATGTACAAGTCCGATACCTAGGTCACCTCCCCAAGCTCTGCCCGTGTCCCAAGGGGGAGGGGTCAATCACAGTCGAACCCAAACGCAGAACGTCAAGGACGGCACCTTTCCAGAGCGCCCGGAGAGCTCCGAGGCCCAGTCCACGTGCTGCACATCGCTGCTGCTCGACAGCACGGATCTCTCCAACTACGGGGCGAAAATCTCGAAAATGAAAGATGGCTTTATTGGCTCAGCTCTTGACCTGATAAAGAAGAG CTGCAGTGCAGAAATCGCTGCCGAGTCGCCAGTCATGATCTCACGTGACGTTGATAAAGCTGACATCACTGTTCCGGAGGAAGGCAATCAATCCATTGTGGTTTCCATGACGATGCCGGCCTGCAGCACGGAGACTAATAACCAGCCTGCTGGAGCACAACCTGCAGAATGT CAGTCCAGTCCTGGCTGCCGAAGGTCCAGCTCAGACGCCGCCTACGCCACGGCCGAGCCTGTGAGGGCTCAGCGGGAGTGCCGGCTCCGGCCTCACTTCAGCGACCCCATGCCTGCCGACGCCACCAAGAGGAAGCAGCTGGAAATGAAGATTGCGGCCGTGGTGCGACTTCACAGTCAGCGCCGGAGCCAAGACAAGGACCCCA GCCCCGCGGAGTCCGGCGCAGGCGGCGGCGGCTCCGAGTGGCGGGCCGGGCCCGGCCGGGGGGCCCAGCAGCGCTGGAGCGGCGCCAGCGACGCCAGCTCCGACAGCGGCGTGGTGGGTCTGAGCGCCGACCGCGACGAGGACGAGGAGGACCCCCGGGGGGGCGCGCGGGTGGAGAGGGCAGACAGCGGCTATGGGCCCGCCTTGGCAAAGAGCTGGAAACCCGCCCCGGCCTGCAGCAGGGCCTGGGACTCGCACAGGCCCTGCCCCGACTGCGGACACAGGAGCGCCACCTGGGAGCCCCAGGCAGGCAGGAAGGACAGCCTGTGCGACAGGTGCTTGAAGCTCAGGACAGAACGCAAAGAGGCCATCCTGGAATTCCTCAACACCGAGTGCAGCTACAGGGAGGACCTCCGGATCATCAAGGAGGAATTCTACTGCCCCATGCAGACAGCGGGGCTCCTCACAGCCGAGCAGCTGGCTGTGGTTTTCAGCAACGTCCAGGAGCTGATTGATCTCAATGAGAAGTTCACAGAGCACCTGCAGGACAGCATAGACCAGGCCTTCGATCAG GGTGACGAAGACCTCCTGACGGTGTGCATTGGGGAGATCTTTCTCGACTTTGTCAATATGCTTCCAGCTTTTCAGACTTACTGTCTCCAGCAGTCTACATCTGTTAACATGCTCAATTCCCTGGAGAAGGAAAAAGAGCTACTCAG GATCTTTCTCGACGTCTCCCAGAACGACAACACCGCCCTGCGTCGCATGAACCTGCGGTCGTTCCTGATGGCGCCGCTGCAGAGAGTGACAAAGTACCCCCTGCTGCTGAGCCGCATCAGCAAGGCCACTCACGCCTACCACCCTGACCACAGCAGCCTGAGGGAGGCCAAGAGCCGCGTGGAGTCCCACCTGGAGCACATCAACATGAAGACCAAGCAGGAGGGCGCCCCCTGGTCCCTGCGCTCCTTCCGCCGCGACAGCCGCCGGAACCGGGAGCTGATCGACATCGAGATGCGGGAGATGTCCATGAAGACGGTGGGCTGGCCCCGCGAGGACACCCGCTTCGTCATGGAGGGGCAGCTGCAGCTGTCGCAGCCCTCCGACGGCCAGTGGGCGAAGAAGGGGAGCAGGGCGCTCAAGTTCCAGAGCGTGCACGGCCTGCTGATGGTCAGCCTGAAGAGGGCGGCGGAGGGCGGCCCGGAGGGGGCGGCGGGCGGCGCGGACGAGGCACAGGACCCCGTGCGGGACGGCGTGCTGGTGCTCATCAAGGACCGGAGCAGCGGCAGGCTCTCCGTGCTCCGGGAGCCCATCCGCCTCGGCAACTGCGTGGTGTCCTCTGACCCGGACCGCGCCGACACCTTCGAGCTGCTGGACATCCGCCGGGAGGCCTTCGTGTTCCGCGCGGCCGAGAAATCTCGGACGCACCAGTGGTTCCGCACGATCAAGAGGTACTCCCGGGAGCTGGGCCTGTGGAGGAAGCGGCGCAACGCATTGCCGAATATCATGATCAGCACAGTTCAGAACCGCACCTGA